Proteins encoded in a region of the Desulfonatronovibrio magnus genome:
- a CDS encoding FMN-binding protein: protein MKKDSTAYTVFFILSLTLFFGTGVSLVHHLTRDMLAENEVMHMNRTLTTAFSLDVTGDTPSHYLEAVETGLIKKEITHQGRQWNVYVRDDRGEPAIGFIFKGRGIWDVINGVIVLSSDLETLLSLQFLEQHETPGLGARIEEEWFKNEFKGLTIAWEKPRNQRIIIGTTPEPDPVNQVDSITGATQTSKALMDSLNRELDSFKRMVEDNPNILGDDHD from the coding sequence ATGAAAAAAGACAGCACAGCCTATACTGTTTTCTTTATTCTGAGTCTGACCCTTTTTTTTGGAACAGGGGTTTCTCTGGTCCATCATTTGACCCGGGACATGCTGGCTGAAAATGAAGTCATGCATATGAACCGTACTCTCACCACCGCCTTTTCCTTAGATGTGACCGGTGACACCCCATCCCACTACCTTGAAGCAGTTGAGACCGGGCTGATTAAAAAGGAAATTACTCATCAGGGCAGGCAATGGAATGTCTATGTCCGGGACGACAGGGGTGAGCCTGCCATTGGCTTCATTTTTAAAGGCAGAGGAATCTGGGATGTCATCAATGGAGTGATTGTTCTCAGTAGTGACCTTGAAACACTGCTCAGCCTGCAGTTTCTGGAGCAGCACGAAACACCCGGCCTGGGTGCCCGCATCGAGGAAGAATGGTTTAAAAATGAATTTAAAGGTTTAACAATTGCCTGGGAGAAACCGCGCAACCAGCGTATTATCATAGGTACTACACCTGAACCTGACCCTGTAAATCAGGTTGATTCCATCACCGGGGCCACCCAGACTTCCAAGGCCCTGATGGATTCCCTCAACAGGGAACTGGATTCATTCAAAAGAATGGTTGAGGATAACCCCAATATCCTGGGGGATGATCATGATTAA